A genomic window from Flavobacterium azooxidireducens includes:
- a CDS encoding ExbD/TolR family protein, which produces MARKNRAGAPEVNAGSMADIAFLLLIFFLVTTTIQTDQGINRKLPPIDETQTDPPPIKEKNIFTVLINKNDQLLVEDVPMDLKDLREAAIAFLDNGGDGSCSYCKGAGDIASSDNPDKAIISLQNDSETSYEAYISVQNELVAAYYFLRDRECKARYGKTFRELEAMFDDPRTRDAQRERIEPLIKDIQTLFPQKLSEAEPKR; this is translated from the coding sequence ATGGCTAGAAAAAACAGAGCTGGTGCACCGGAAGTGAATGCCGGATCGATGGCAGATATTGCGTTCCTGCTGTTGATTTTCTTCCTTGTAACCACAACTATTCAAACCGATCAAGGGATTAACAGAAAGTTACCTCCGATTGATGAAACACAAACAGATCCACCTCCAATTAAAGAGAAAAATATTTTCACAGTATTGATTAATAAAAATGATCAACTCTTGGTTGAAGATGTTCCTATGGATTTGAAAGATTTAAGAGAAGCAGCAATAGCTTTTCTTGATAATGGTGGAGATGGTTCCTGTAGTTATTGTAAAGGAGCCGGAGATATAGCTTCGTCTGATAATCCAGATAAAGCAATTATTTCTTTACAAAATGATTCAGAAACATCTTATGAAGCGTATATCTCGGTTCAAAATGAATTAGTAGCCGCCTATTATTTTTTAAGAGACAGAGAATGTAAAGCAAGATACGGGAAGACTTTCCGTGAGTTAGAAGCTATGTTTGATGATCCTAGAACAAGAGATGCTCAACGTGAGAGAATTGAACCTCTTATTAAAGATATACAAACATTATTCCCTCAAAAGCTTTCTGAGGCAGAACCGAAAAGATAA
- the asnS gene encoding asparagine--tRNA ligase: MKKHTKVNELLTATPVLTEVTVKGWVRTFRNNQFIALNDGSTINNIQCVVDFENTPEEILKRITTGAAVSLTGTLAESKGAGQKVEVQVSKIEILGDSDAEKYPMQPKKHSLEFLRENAHLRVRTNAFGAIMRVRSTLSFAVHQYFQERGFFYVNTPIITGSDAEGAGEMFKVTALPFDNTPKTEEGKINYKEDFFGKETNLTVSGQLEAETYAMALGQVYTFGPTFRAENSNTSRHLAEFWMIEPEVAFNELADNMDLAEDFIKYVIKYTVDKHEDDLKFLEQRLLDEEKNKPQAERSEMSLLEKLNFVLENNFKRVTYTEAIDILRNSKPNKNKKFQYLIEEWGADLQSEHERFLVEKHFKCPVILYDYPAKIKAFYMRLNDNTEPGKETVRAMDILFPGIGEIVGGSQREERHDVLVEKMKALGIDEEELWWYLDTRRFGTAVHSGFGLGFERLVLFVTGMTNIRDVIPFPRTPQNAEF; this comes from the coding sequence ATGAAGAAGCACACAAAAGTTAACGAATTACTAACAGCCACACCTGTTTTAACTGAAGTAACCGTAAAAGGTTGGGTTAGGACATTTAGAAACAATCAATTTATTGCCTTAAATGATGGTTCTACCATTAATAATATCCAATGTGTTGTAGATTTTGAAAACACACCGGAAGAAATCTTAAAAAGAATAACGACCGGAGCTGCTGTTTCGTTAACCGGAACATTAGCAGAAAGTAAAGGTGCGGGTCAAAAAGTAGAAGTTCAAGTTTCTAAAATTGAAATTTTAGGTGATTCGGATGCAGAAAAATATCCGATGCAACCCAAAAAACATTCGTTAGAATTTTTAAGAGAAAATGCTCATTTGCGTGTGCGTACCAATGCGTTTGGTGCAATTATGCGAGTGCGATCAACACTTTCATTTGCTGTTCATCAGTATTTTCAGGAAAGAGGTTTTTTCTATGTAAACACGCCAATTATAACCGGTTCAGATGCTGAAGGTGCAGGTGAAATGTTTAAAGTTACTGCTCTTCCATTCGATAACACCCCAAAAACAGAAGAAGGAAAAATAAATTATAAAGAAGATTTTTTTGGTAAAGAAACCAATCTAACTGTTTCCGGACAATTGGAAGCTGAAACGTATGCGATGGCTTTGGGTCAAGTTTACACATTTGGACCAACATTCAGAGCGGAAAATTCAAATACGTCTCGTCATTTAGCGGAATTTTGGATGATTGAACCCGAAGTGGCGTTTAATGAATTGGCGGATAATATGGACTTAGCGGAAGATTTTATCAAATACGTTATCAAATATACCGTTGACAAACATGAAGACGATTTGAAGTTTTTAGAACAACGTTTGTTAGACGAAGAAAAAAACAAACCTCAAGCTGAACGCAGTGAAATGAGTTTGTTAGAAAAATTAAATTTTGTTTTAGAAAATAATTTCAAACGTGTTACTTACACAGAAGCGATTGATATTTTAAGAAATTCAAAACCAAATAAAAACAAGAAATTTCAATATTTAATTGAAGAATGGGGTGCCGATTTACAAAGTGAGCACGAACGCTTCTTAGTTGAAAAACACTTTAAATGTCCTGTAATTTTATATGATTATCCGGCAAAAATTAAAGCGTTTTACATGCGTTTGAACGACAATACAGAACCAGGAAAAGAAACCGTTCGAGCAATGGACATCTTATTCCCGGGAATTGGTGAAATTGTTGGTGGTTCGCAAAGAGAAGAACGTCATGATGTTTTAGTTGAAAAAATGAAAGCATTAGGAATTGATGAAGAAGAATTATGGTGGTATTTGGATACGCGGCGTTTTGGAACGGCTGTTCACTCCGGTTTCGGTTTAGGATTTGAAAGATTAGTTCTTTTTGTAACCGGAATGACTAATATTCGCGATGTAATTCCGTTCCCTAGAACACCGCAGAACGCAGAATTCTAA
- the rpoN gene encoding RNA polymerase factor sigma-54: MLKQNLQFKLSQKLSPQQIQLMKLIQLPTQAFEQRLKEEMNENPALEGGKEEDEYEDEYEKEEFDDYEEDEYDRIDAEDINIDEYLSDDETPEYKLQANNYSDDDEDRETPFAAPVTFHQDLINQLNTFILSEEDREIAEFLVGSIDDMGYIRRSVADIVDDLAFTQGIYTDEQAVERILHIVHELEPSGVGARDLQECLLLQLKHKTPTESVDLAIDIIENQFEQFTKKHYDKLLHKYGVSQDQLKKAIEEIEKLNPKPGGAFTGNNKMIEHVVPDFTIRIVEGELELLLNGRNAPELHVSKDYQDMLRTYKDSRDKSNAQKDAVQFIKQKLDSAKWFIDAIRQRQETLFVTMNAIMHYQQEFFLEGDETKLRPMILKDIADMIGLDISTVSRVANSKYVETPYGTKLIKEFFSESMKNDQGEDVSTLEIKKILQNVIEEEDKQKPLPDDQLAEILKEKGYPIARRTVAKYREQLDIPVARMRKKI, from the coding sequence ATGTTAAAACAAAATCTACAATTCAAATTATCTCAAAAATTATCTCCTCAACAAATTCAGTTGATGAAGTTAATTCAATTGCCTACGCAGGCTTTTGAACAACGATTGAAAGAGGAAATGAATGAAAATCCGGCATTAGAAGGCGGAAAAGAGGAAGATGAATATGAAGATGAATATGAAAAAGAAGAGTTTGACGATTACGAAGAAGATGAATATGATCGAATTGATGCAGAAGACATCAACATCGATGAATACTTAAGTGACGACGAAACTCCGGAATATAAACTCCAAGCCAACAATTACAGCGATGATGACGAAGACCGCGAAACACCTTTTGCTGCTCCGGTTACTTTTCATCAGGATTTGATAAATCAGCTAAACACCTTTATTCTCTCTGAAGAAGATAGAGAAATTGCTGAATTTTTGGTGGGAAGCATTGACGACATGGGTTACATCCGTCGATCGGTAGCCGATATTGTTGACGATTTAGCATTTACGCAAGGTATTTATACCGATGAACAAGCGGTTGAACGCATTCTTCATATTGTTCACGAATTAGAACCTTCCGGCGTTGGTGCACGCGATTTGCAAGAATGTTTGTTGTTGCAACTCAAACACAAGACGCCAACAGAATCAGTAGATTTGGCAATTGATATCATCGAAAATCAGTTTGAACAATTTACAAAAAAACATTACGATAAACTTCTTCATAAATACGGCGTTTCGCAAGATCAACTTAAAAAAGCAATTGAAGAAATTGAAAAGTTGAACCCTAAACCGGGTGGAGCTTTTACCGGAAACAACAAAATGATTGAACATGTTGTTCCCGATTTCACCATTCGAATTGTGGAAGGCGAACTTGAACTTTTATTAAACGGAAGAAATGCACCGGAACTTCATGTGTCAAAAGATTATCAAGACATGTTGCGAACGTATAAAGATTCTCGTGACAAATCGAATGCTCAAAAAGATGCAGTTCAGTTTATCAAACAAAAATTAGATTCTGCAAAATGGTTTATAGATGCCATCAGACAACGTCAAGAAACGTTGTTTGTCACGATGAATGCAATCATGCATTATCAGCAAGAATTTTTTTTAGAAGGTGATGAAACCAAACTTCGTCCGATGATTCTAAAAGACATTGCCGATATGATTGGGTTGGATATTTCTACCGTTTCCAGAGTTGCCAACAGTAAATATGTGGAAACACCTTATGGTACCAAACTCATCAAAGAATTCTTTTCAGAATCAATGAAAAATGACCAAGGCGAAGATGTTTCTACGTTGGAAATTAAAAAAATTCTTCAAAATGTGATTGAAGAGGAAGATAAACAAAAACCGCTACCAGACGACCAATTAGCCGAAATTTTAAAAGAAAAAGGTTACCCAATCGCCCGAAGAACTGTGGCCAAATACCGAGAACAATTGGATATTCCGGTTGCTCGCATGCGGAAAAAAATATAA
- a CDS encoding GxxExxY protein: MPRRKEDAKIMITDEEERIAKIIVNSAYQVHKKLGPGLLEKIYEACLAYELEKAGLKVKRQIDLPIIYDELYFDEGLRLDLYVEESIIIEIKAVDIVNPIWKAQLISHLKLTQNQLGFLINFNVPLIKDGIKRYIYTKNY; the protein is encoded by the coding sequence TTGCCACGAAGAAAAGAAGACGCTAAGATTATGATTACTGATGAAGAAGAAAGAATTGCAAAAATTATTGTAAATTCTGCCTATCAAGTTCACAAAAAACTTGGTCCGGGTTTATTGGAAAAAATTTATGAAGCTTGTTTAGCTTATGAATTAGAAAAAGCAGGATTGAAAGTCAAAAGACAAATTGATTTGCCAATTATTTATGATGAATTATATTTTGATGAAGGTTTACGCCTTGATTTATATGTTGAAGAATCCATCATCATTGAAATAAAAGCAGTTGATATTGTTAATCCTATTTGGAAAGCACAATTGATAAGTCATTTAAAATTAACACAAAATCAATTAGGCTTTTTAATTAATTTTAATGTTCCTTTGATAAAAGACGGCATTAAAAGATATATTTACACAAAGAATTACTAA
- a CDS encoding MotA/TolQ/ExbB proton channel family protein: protein MKRLFSILAITGLMTFGTVQAQEDTTQTTEPAVEAAAPAPVEEAATLETADDDTTAADKPFTQELKERFIQGGPGFMGIVLLCLILGLAIAIERIIYLNLSTTNSKKLIKDVEDALQSGGVNAAKEVCRNTAGPVASIFYQGLDRIDHGVESAEKAVVSYGGVQMGQLEKNVSWISLFIALAPMLGFMGTVIGMIQAFDKIEAAGNMDASLVAGGIKVALLTTVFGLIVAMILQVFYNYIIAKIDSIVNDMEDASISLVDILVDYKNKR from the coding sequence ATGAAAAGATTATTTTCTATTTTGGCAATCACAGGTCTAATGACGTTTGGAACAGTTCAAGCACAAGAAGACACAACTCAAACAACTGAGCCAGCTGTTGAAGCAGCAGCACCAGCTCCAGTAGAAGAAGCAGCAACTCTTGAAACTGCTGATGATGATACTACAGCTGCAGACAAACCATTTACGCAAGAGTTAAAAGAAAGATTTATTCAAGGGGGTCCTGGATTTATGGGGATCGTTTTGTTATGTTTGATTTTAGGTTTAGCTATTGCTATTGAAAGAATTATTTATTTAAATCTTTCTACAACAAATTCAAAAAAATTAATCAAAGATGTTGAAGATGCTCTTCAATCTGGTGGTGTAAATGCTGCAAAAGAAGTATGTAGAAATACTGCTGGTCCTGTTGCATCTATTTTCTATCAAGGTTTAGATCGTATTGACCACGGTGTTGAATCAGCTGAAAAAGCAGTTGTTTCTTACGGAGGAGTTCAAATGGGTCAATTAGAGAAAAACGTATCTTGGATTTCATTGTTCATCGCATTAGCACCGATGTTAGGGTTCATGGGAACTGTAATCGGGATGATTCAGGCTTTCGATAAAATCGAAGCTGCCGGTAACATGGATGCATCACTTGTAGCAGGAGGTATTAAAGTAGCGTTATTAACAACGGTATTTGGTTTAATTGTTGCGATGATTCTTCAAGTATTCTATAACTATATTATTGCAAAAATTGATTCAATCGTAAACGATATGGAAGATGCTTCTATCAGTTTAGTTGACATCCTTGTAGATTACAAAAACAAAAGATAA
- a CDS encoding 1-acyl-sn-glycerol-3-phosphate acyltransferase yields MSKFDTIRPYYDSEVNEGIRSVIHHPMMKALMNFTFPDVDENVWIDQLQKTHSIRDFQINFVYHSVQKVLQRSSEGLTTSGFEKLEKNASYLFISNHRDIILDTSLLNVALYEHGLVMTASAIGDNLVKKDFLYKLSKLNRNFLVQRGLSPRELLQSSKLMSEYIGQLLLRENRSVWIAQREGRTKDGNDATHQGVLKMLGMGSDEENVMDYFKKLKIVPVSISYEYDPTDALKMPQLMAEANNEVYIKEKNEDFITLLSGIMGQKKRIHMHIGDVLETEMDEIKINEDNSNRQIQAVAQVIDDSILSSYKLWPTNFIAHDLMHNSTKYSHLYTEEEKSLFERRLELKIDSSNPKMVESFLAMYANPVTNKMKYQNAF; encoded by the coding sequence ATGTCAAAATTTGATACGATTCGACCTTATTACGACAGTGAAGTAAACGAAGGAATCCGTTCGGTGATTCATCATCCAATGATGAAAGCGTTGATGAATTTTACTTTTCCTGATGTTGATGAAAATGTTTGGATAGACCAACTTCAAAAAACACATTCAATCAGGGATTTTCAAATAAACTTTGTTTATCATTCCGTGCAAAAAGTGCTTCAACGCAGTTCGGAAGGATTAACTACTTCCGGTTTTGAAAAGTTGGAAAAAAACGCATCTTATTTGTTCATTTCCAATCATCGGGATATTATTCTTGACACTTCGTTACTCAATGTGGCATTGTATGAACACGGTTTGGTTATGACGGCGTCTGCAATTGGAGACAATTTGGTTAAGAAGGATTTCTTATACAAATTATCAAAACTCAATCGAAATTTTTTAGTTCAACGCGGATTATCACCAAGAGAATTGCTGCAAAGTTCAAAACTGATGTCGGAGTACATTGGTCAATTATTGTTGAGAGAAAATCGTTCAGTTTGGATTGCTCAACGCGAAGGAAGAACCAAAGATGGAAATGATGCCACACATCAAGGCGTTTTAAAAATGTTAGGAATGGGTTCTGATGAGGAAAATGTAATGGATTATTTTAAGAAATTGAAAATTGTTCCCGTTTCAATTTCGTATGAATATGATCCTACCGATGCTTTAAAAATGCCGCAACTGATGGCAGAGGCAAATAATGAAGTATATATTAAGGAGAAAAATGAAGATTTCATCACGCTATTGAGTGGAATAATGGGTCAAAAAAAACGTATTCATATGCATATTGGCGATGTTTTGGAGACAGAAATGGATGAAATTAAAATAAATGAAGACAATTCTAACCGTCAAATTCAGGCAGTAGCACAGGTGATTGATGATTCTATTTTGAGTTCATATAAATTATGGCCAACCAACTTTATTGCTCATGATTTAATGCACAATTCAACTAAATACAGTCACTTATACACGGAAGAAGAAAAATCATTATTTGAAAGAAGATTAGAATTAAAGATCGATTCCAGTAATCCAAAAATGGTTGAAAGTTTTCTGGCAATGTATGCCAATCCCGTGACTAATAAGATGAAATATCAAAATGCATTCTAA
- a CDS encoding ExbD/TolR family protein yields the protein MSKFKKKKGGEVPAISTASLPDIVFMLLFFFMVATVMKDNDLMIQNALPKADQVTKLEKKERVMFIFAGKPHEKYRSQYGEGARIQLNDRLSDVTEIRNFVLAERAARPPELENVLTTSLKVDKEVKMGLVTEIKQELRKVEALKINYTTNQGKVTN from the coding sequence ATGTCTAAATTTAAAAAGAAAAAAGGAGGGGAAGTGCCAGCGATTTCAACAGCATCTTTGCCGGATATTGTTTTCATGTTGTTGTTTTTCTTCATGGTTGCTACTGTGATGAAAGATAATGATTTGATGATTCAAAATGCTTTACCAAAAGCAGATCAGGTAACTAAATTAGAAAAGAAGGAGCGTGTAATGTTTATTTTCGCTGGGAAACCTCATGAAAAATATCGTTCACAATATGGTGAAGGTGCTCGTATTCAATTAAACGATCGTCTTTCAGATGTTACGGAAATTAGAAACTTTGTTTTAGCTGAGAGAGCTGCAAGACCACCAGAATTAGAAAATGTTTTAACTACTTCACTAAAAGTGGATAAAGAAGTTAAAATGGGTCTTGTTACAGAAATCAAACAAGAATTAAGAAAAGTTGAAGCTTTAAAAATTAATTATACTACCAATCAAGGTAAAGTAACTAATTAA
- a CDS encoding TatD family hydrolase, which translates to MILTDTHTHLYSEEFDLDRNEMVQRAISKGVTRFFVPAIDSTCTQSMYDLEENYPENVFLMMGLHPCYVKENYSDELNHIETELSKRTFIAIGEIGIDLFWDKSTLEIQKIAFKHQIQLAKKYKLPIVIHCRESFDEIFDVLESEKSDDLFGIFHCFTGNFEQAQQAISYNMKLGIGGVVTFKNGKIDQFLHQIDMKHIVLETDSPYLAPVPFRGKRNESSYVSLVAEKLATIYGVSVEEVAGITTENSKAIFGI; encoded by the coding sequence ATGATTTTAACCGATACACACACCCACCTATATTCTGAAGAATTTGATTTGGATAGAAACGAAATGGTGCAAAGAGCCATTTCAAAAGGTGTAACTCGTTTTTTTGTTCCGGCCATCGATTCAACCTGCACACAATCGATGTATGATTTGGAAGAAAATTATCCGGAAAATGTTTTTTTGATGATGGGATTGCATCCATGTTATGTTAAAGAAAATTATTCAGATGAATTAAATCACATCGAAACCGAATTGTCCAAACGAACATTTATTGCCATTGGCGAAATTGGCATCGATTTGTTTTGGGATAAATCAACGTTGGAAATTCAAAAAATCGCTTTCAAACATCAAATTCAATTAGCCAAAAAATATAAATTACCTATTGTAATTCATTGTCGAGAATCATTTGATGAAATTTTCGACGTGTTAGAATCGGAAAAAAGCGATGACTTATTTGGAATTTTTCATTGTTTCACCGGAAATTTCGAGCAAGCCCAACAAGCGATTTCTTATAATATGAAATTGGGAATTGGTGGTGTTGTAACTTTCAAAAACGGAAAAATCGATCAATTTCTTCATCAAATCGACATGAAACACATTGTTTTAGAAACCGATTCGCCTTATTTAGCTCCGGTTCCTTTTCGCGGAAAGCGTAATGAAAGTAGTTATGTTTCTTTGGTTGCCGAAAAATTAGCAACTATTTATGGCGTTTCTGTAGAAGAAGTAGCAGGAATTACAACTGAAAATTCAAAAGCAATTTTTGGTATTTAA
- a CDS encoding asparaginase, whose amino-acid sequence MHSKANILLIYTGGTIGMMKDFETGALKAFNFKKLLQRIPELKQLECDIETISFEKPIDSSNMNPQKWVEMAQIVEDNYANFDGFVVLHGSDTMSYSASALSFMFENLSKPIVFTGSQLPIGDLRTDAKENLITAIQIASLKQKGKPVFKEVCLYFEYKLYRGNRTSKINAEHFMAFASPNFPALAESGVHIKINNESLFQASTTKKLVVHKELDSNVAIIKMFPGLNQNVLASLFDIPNLKGIVLETYGAGNAPTEEWFISVLKKAIKKGIYVINVTQCSGGSVNMGQYETSTYLKKIGVISGKDITTEAAITKLMYLLGQNVSAKVFKTIFETSLRGELS is encoded by the coding sequence ATGCATTCTAAAGCCAACATACTTTTAATATATACCGGCGGAACCATCGGAATGATGAAAGATTTTGAAACAGGTGCGTTAAAGGCATTTAATTTTAAAAAACTACTTCAACGAATTCCGGAATTAAAACAATTGGAGTGTGATATTGAAACCATTTCGTTTGAAAAACCCATCGATTCTTCCAATATGAATCCGCAAAAATGGGTTGAAATGGCACAAATTGTTGAAGATAATTATGCCAATTTTGACGGATTTGTAGTGCTTCATGGTTCTGATACAATGTCTTATTCGGCTTCAGCATTGAGTTTTATGTTTGAAAATCTATCCAAACCAATTGTTTTTACAGGTTCTCAATTGCCAATAGGAGATTTGCGGACTGATGCCAAAGAAAATTTAATTACGGCCATTCAAATCGCTTCGTTAAAGCAAAAAGGAAAGCCTGTTTTTAAAGAAGTTTGCCTTTATTTTGAATACAAATTATACAGAGGAAACCGAACGAGTAAGATTAATGCAGAACATTTTATGGCTTTTGCATCACCCAATTTCCCTGCTTTGGCAGAATCAGGAGTGCATATTAAAATAAACAATGAATCACTTTTTCAGGCAAGCACAACAAAAAAACTGGTTGTACACAAAGAATTAGATTCGAATGTGGCGATTATTAAAATGTTTCCTGGACTAAATCAGAATGTTTTGGCCTCTTTATTTGACATACCAAATTTAAAAGGAATAGTTTTAGAAACCTACGGAGCCGGAAATGCTCCCACAGAAGAATGGTTTATTTCTGTGTTGAAAAAGGCAATAAAAAAAGGAATTTACGTTATAAATGTGACACAGTGTTCCGGCGGAAGTGTCAACATGGGGCAATATGAAACGAGTACATATCTAAAAAAGATAGGAGTAATCTCAGGAAAAGACATCACCACAGAGGCAGCAATCACAAAATTAATGTATCTTTTGGGACAAAATGTTTCTGCTAAAGTGTTCAAAACCATTTTTGAAACTTCTTTACGAGGAGAATTGTCATAA
- a CDS encoding porin family protein — MKLSLFLFFFSCVMLAQDTLYYEKKIDSLYREDQFYFGFAYNVLQNKPRGVSQDGFSTGLHFGFLRDMPISKNRTFAVAAGLGLAYQAYNQNLLISDIDSDFTYTVIDSDISFKKNQFSFINVDLPIEVRWRTSTPESHKFFRLYTGFKLSYMIFNNSRFISNSGDIKINNNKQFNAFQYGIYLATGYNTWNFYAYYGFNTIFKSEAKFDGRPMELSTLNLGLQFYIL; from the coding sequence ATGAAGTTAAGTCTTTTTTTGTTTTTCTTCTCATGTGTAATGCTGGCACAAGACACGTTGTATTATGAAAAGAAAATAGATTCATTATACCGAGAAGACCAATTCTATTTTGGATTTGCCTATAATGTGTTGCAAAACAAACCGAGAGGTGTCTCGCAAGATGGTTTTTCTACCGGGTTACATTTTGGTTTTCTTCGTGATATGCCAATAAGTAAAAATAGAACGTTTGCTGTTGCAGCGGGTCTTGGATTGGCTTATCAGGCATATAATCAGAACTTACTTATTTCTGATATAGATTCAGATTTCACATATACAGTTATTGACAGTGATATTTCGTTCAAGAAAAATCAGTTTTCGTTCATTAATGTAGATCTTCCAATTGAAGTACGTTGGCGAACATCTACCCCGGAAAGTCATAAGTTTTTTAGATTGTATACGGGCTTCAAATTGAGCTATATGATATTTAATAATTCTCGGTTTATCTCTAATTCCGGTGATATTAAAATTAATAATAACAAGCAATTCAACGCATTTCAATATGGAATTTATCTTGCTACTGGTTATAATACGTGGAATTTTTATGCCTATTATGGGTTTAACACTATCTTTAAATCTGAAGCAAAATTTGATGGAAGACCAATGGAGTTGAGTACGTTAAATTTAGGTTTGCAATTTTATATTCTATAA